A stretch of DNA from Oncorhynchus keta strain PuntledgeMale-10-30-2019 chromosome 17, Oket_V2, whole genome shotgun sequence:
TCCAGTAAGAGAGCTGTCAAAACAGAACCTCTTCATGGAagatgtctctccctctctctaaagcTGTTGACGTCTATTATTCTGTGCTGTACCATTGTCATTTGAAAATTGTTCCAACGCTGGTCTTTAAAACATGGATGGTTTACAGTGGACACATTCTTTTGGTCTTTTCAGAGAGCAACGTGGCTATGGGGCCTTGGTATATTATCCAGATTCCCAAGGTGCTATACAATAAGGAGAAGTATCTGGAGACTGGATACATTTTCTATACTTGTTTCTCAATCAAAAACAAAATATATCTCACTGTATTGGTAATGTGCAGTAATAACACATTAGCTGGATAGTATCTTACCTTCTCCCTTCTCTTTGTCCTTCCAGGTCGCCTCCCTAGGGGTTACCACCTTTACCCTGTGCGCTTTGTGCATCGACCGCTTCCGCGCTGCCAACAACGTCCAGATGTACTATGAGATGATTGAGAACTGTGCCTCCACGGCCGCCAAGCTGGCCGTTATCTGGATCGGGGCTCTCCTATTGGCCCTGCCAGAGCTCCTGATCCGCCAGCTGGTCACCGAAGATGGCGAGCCTCCGGATGTGACGCCCTGCCAGCGCTGCGTGGTTCGTATCTCCACTGAGCTCCCTGACACGCTCTACATGCTGGGCCTGACCTATGATGGTGCTCGCCTCTGGTGGTACTTTGGCTGCTACTTCTGCCTACCCACGCTGTTCACCATTGGCAGCTCCCTGGTGACCGCCTGTAAGATCCGGAAGGCCGAGCGGGCCTGTGTGCGCGGCAACAAGAAACAGATCCATCAGGAGAGCCAGATGAACTGCACAGTTGTGGCTTTGGCCATCCTCTATGGCTTCTGCATCATCCCAGAGAACATCTGCAACATCGTCACTGTCTACATGGCGGCGGGTATTCCCAGACGTACCCTGGACATTCTCCATCTGGTCAGCCAGCTGCTGTTGTTCTGTAAATCGGCAGTGACACCTGTCCTGCTGTTCTGCCTGTGCCAGCCCTTCAGCCAGGCATTCCtggactgctgctgctgctgctgtgacgAGTGTGGCCCGCCCAGATCTTCCACCTCCGCCACTTCCAGTGAGGAGAACGAGCACGAGTGTACCACTACCGACCTGGAGCTGTCGCCCTTCAGCACCGTCCACAGGGAGGCATCCTCCTCATACACCACTGCGGCGACCCACTGCTAAGAAGGGTCAAAAGGTCATGACCTCCATCAGATGTTACAACTGCCCTGGGAAGAGGTCAAGAGATCGGACTGTAAACCTATTGGGCTTGTTTCCCCGGCACCCGGATTAAATTTACTCCATGATGCTAGCTAGTCTGGGGATATGCTTAATCTGAGTCTGGGAGACCCTTACAGTTAGGATTAGTAAATGTTTGAATCCCAACTATTTAGGAGTTTAGAGGGCACGCCCTATTCTAAATGTTCACTTAATTTCCTGAATTGACTTTGAATTTAATTGACGTAAACTCTGGTGAACATATGTCTCGGTTTACTCAaattgtgtttatatacagttgaagtcggaagtttacatacacttaggttggtgtcattaaatcttgtttttcaaccactccacaaatttcttgcaaactatagttttggcaagtcggtgaggacatctactttgtacatcacacaagtaacttttccaacaattgtttacatataaatgatttcacttataattcactgtatcgcaattccagtgggtcagaagtttacatacactaagttgactgtgccttttttaACAGCTTGaaatattccagaaaatgatgtcatggctttagaagcttctgataagctaaatTACATCATTTGaggcaattggaggtgtacctgtggatgtatttcatggcctaccttcaaactcagtgcctctttgcttgacatcatgggaaaatcaacagaaatcagccaagacctcaggtaaaaaataatttgtagactacaaattcatccttgggagcaatttccaaatgcctgaaggtaccacgttcatctgtacaaacaatagtacgcatgtataaacaccatgggaccacgcagccgccatacagCTCAGTAAGGAgatacgttctgtctcctagagattaatgtactttggtgcgaaaagtgcaaatcaatcccagaacaacagcaaaggaccttgtgaagatgctggaggaaataggtacaaaagtatctatatccacagtgaaacgagtcctatatcgtcataacctgaaagtacgctcagcaaggaaggagccactgctccaaaaccgccataaaaaagtcagactatggtttgcaactgcacatggggacaacgatcgtactggtctgatgaaacaaaaatagaactgtttggccataatgaccattgttatgtttgttatgtttggaggaaacggggaggcttgcatgccgaagaacaccatcccaaccgtgaggcacgggggtggcagcatcatgctatggggatgctttcctgcgggagggactggtgtacttcacaaaatagatggcttcatgagggaggaaaattatgtggatatattgaagcaacatctcaagacatcagtctggacgttaaagcttggtagaaaatgggtctttcaaatgggcAATggccccaagtatacttccaaagtagtggcaaaatggcttaaggacaacaaagtcaaggtattggagtggccgtcacaaagccctgacctcaagcctatagaaaatgtgtgggtagaactgaaaaagcgtgtgcgagcaaggaggtctacaaacctgactcagttacaccagctctgccaggaggaatgggccaaaattcacccaacttattgtgggaagcttgttgaaggctacccaaatgtttgacccaagttaaaaatgtaaaggcaatgctaccaaatacttattgagtgtataaccttctgacccactgggaatgtaatgaaagaaattaaagctgaaataaatcattctctctactattactctgacatttcacattcctaaaataaagtggtgatcctaactaacccaAGACATGgactttttacttggattaaatgtcaggaattgtgaaaaactgagtttaaatgtacttggctaaggtgtatgtaaacttccgacctcaacgGTATGATAAATTGTCCATTTGTTTACAGAAACCATACGGAAAATAATGTGAATAGTTCAGTTCAACATTTTGAATTTATTAACTCACCTGTATATTTTTGAATTTGCACTGATATTTACCATCTttattttgtttgttgttgtttttttgtcatgtttttcttttcttttgttgTCTCTTCCTGCTGTCAGAGTGTCTCAAATGGAAAGCAATATATTGAAATTGTGGGtcgtagtgttttgtgttttgctGATAATGGTGATTCTTGTGAATCAGTTCAAAGTTATTCCTAGCTCCCTTGCTATGTAAGTATATTATTCCGTCTGTATTTGATAGCAGAAAACTGTGCGATACACTTCAGTCAGCCAGTAAACTTACTGGagtggtgttttttttttaactcactttaataaataaatataaaaaagaGTTTGACTGAATGTTTCTTTGACAAAATGTAAATTATTCAATATCTTCATATAAGGAATAAACAACCCATTTACTATTTAGGGATTAATATACCCTATCAAAACTGCTAACCATTACTTTATCGTTTTGTCTTGGGAACTAAACATTTGTGATAATATTCTCCAGAGGAGAGTGGTTTCCTGATAATGGCCAGTTAGCTTTCATAGAGGGGGAGCTGCTCATCTGGCCACCGTGTCATCATCATTATCCATTCCCCAGAGTAAACACAGCAGGCCTTGTTCCCTACCCGTCACCAAGGCAACCTCTGGAATCTGCTTCTCAGATGTCTCTGTGACTTCATGGTCGGCCGAGTGGCAGGGAGTCAGGTCAGATggtaggatggatggagagaacgGTTCACGGGATTGGACTTAACTAGGGTATGGTGCATCTCATGCATTAACATGAAGATGGTCTGTTATGGTCGGTTGTTGGCTCCCTTGAGCTTATTTCAGACATATTCCTCGCTAACTGCTAACCAGAATGTTTCTGTCTAGTTCACTTCAGCCGTCCTTGTATATTTATCCAGTTTCTGAGGCAGTGGCAAAAATGTTTCCTTGGAAAACAGTATCCTAGAATCATGTGAAGATTGAACATTTCTGGAACATGCTCAACTTGAATGTCAAGCTTTAAAAAAACGATGGTCAAGAAACATATGCGCAGATAGGAATGGCATAGATGGACAAAATAATATTTTAGGCTAAACTGAATTGTCTCTGTTTAACAGGTTTAtacatgttttacagtattacttcCTGGTCCTGATTTGTAATACATTAGCAAGATATTGCCTGCTTGCAATACTACAGTAGCAAAACAGCCTACAATAAGGTAGCCATCACTTCCATGTACAGTCCAACAAAATGGTGGATGAGTTTTTACACtcagtatacaaaacattaagaacacctgggGGTgcgactcaatattaggaaggtgttcctaatatttgttatactcagtgtatataattCATCCACCGTGTGTAGAGTCATGAAGGCCCCAAATCATTTGGCTGTCAGATCTGATCTTGTTATGTAACATAACATAAAACCTTATTCTCCTCACAAAATTCTCATCTGAGACGGTCTTTAATTTTCAATCACTCCCTCTGTTCTTGATGGTAATATGCATAGTAACTTTTTTTTCTCTTCACATGAAGTAAAAGGCTGCACATAGTTCACGGTAGCTGAGGGGGCATTGAACAACAACTCATTTTCCAGGTTAAGACaaccctgaagaaggcactgcATGCTGAAACATTGTTAAGGTTTTCCCGTTAAATTGTTGGGAGTATATGGAGAGTGTGTAACTTTCTTTCTTTGTTTTTGTACAGGGCAACACATTGCCAGAAATTAGCCATCATTGCTCAACATTTTGCGTTTTTGGTGGTATTTTTCATCTTGGCTAAAGGTG
This window harbors:
- the LOC118396112 gene encoding prosaposin receptor GPR37-like isoform X2, with the protein product MLPHQETADFRRVASLGVTTFTLCALCIDRFRAANNVQMYYEMIENCASTAAKLAVIWIGALLLALPELLIRQLVTEDGEPPDVTPCQRCVVRISTELPDTLYMLGLTYDGARLWWYFGCYFCLPTLFTIGSSLVTACKIRKAERACVRGNKKQIHQESQMNCTVVALAILYGFCIIPENICNIVTVYMAAGIPRRTLDILHLVSQLLLFCKSAVTPVLLFCLCQPFSQAFLDCCCCCCDECGPPRSSTSATSSEENEHECTTTDLELSPFSTVHREASSSYTTAATHC